A genomic stretch from uncultured Pseudodesulfovibrio sp. includes:
- the rpoC gene encoding DNA-directed RNA polymerase subunit beta', translated as MTLDDLFTLRGAPNAAAQGRNLKAIQISIAAPETIREWSFGEVKKPETINYRTFKPERDGLFCAKIFGPVKDYECNCGKYKRMKHRGIVCEKCGVEVIASKVRRERMGHIELAAPVAHIWFLKTLPSKIGTLLDITMADLEKVLYFDSFIVLDPGETPLKTHQVVSEDQYFQVIDHFGEDALTVGMGAETVRTMLQALDLPTLRAELREESQTTRSQTKKKKITKRLKIVEAFLESGNKPEWMIMEVIPIIPPELRPLVPLDGGRFATSDLNDLYRRVINRNNRLKRLLELGAPEIIIRNEKRMLQEAVDALFDNGRRGRAITGTNGRPLKSLSDMIKGKQGRFRQNLLGKRVDYSGRSVIVVGPKLKLHQCGLPKKMALELFKPFIYSELEKRELATTIKSAKKMVEREDLVVWDILEDVVREYPIMLNRAPTLHRLGIQAFEPLLVEGKAIQLHPLVCSAYNADFDGDQMAVHVPLSVEAQIECRVLMMSTNNILSPSNGTPIINPSQDIVLGLYYLTTQRSFEKGEGMIFSDPAEVISAYDFGVVGIHARIKVRIDGEIVETTTGRIIVAELLPAKVPFDLVNCVLNKKNIAALVTGAYRLAGTKATVILCDRIKDLGYEFATRAGVTIGVKDLKIPDAKAGMLAAANSEVDEIENQFQDGIITRTEKYNKIVDVWTKVTNDISNEMMQEMSTDILTDPKTGKTEVNSSFNPIYMMATSGARGNQDQMRQLAGMRGLMAKPSGEIIETPITASFREGLSVLQYFISTHGARKGLADTALKTANSGYLTRRLVDVVQDVTVSELDCGTVDGLELTHFIKGGEIKQRLAERVQGRVTMFDTFDEDSGELVIPANTVIDENYARKLDKSGVNSIIIRSGLTCKSKQGICAMCYGRDLARGHLVNVGETVGIIAAQSIGEPGTQLTMRTFHIGGTASKEIESSNIESQHNGRVVTSRMRTVVNSEGHKMVLGKSCQVGIVDEQGREREKYTLPSGSRLLVDEGQDIKKGTPLAEWDPYMEPFIVDVSGAIKFKDIIEGKTVQEDRTSKASYTIMEYRTTNYRPSVGLLGEDKTYVKRPGTDIDANFAMPVGAILMVKDGDQVRAGDVIARKPRESSKTKDIVGGLPRVAELFEVRKPKDMGVVSSIDGIVTFGAETKGKRKVVVTPETGDVQEFLIPKGKHITVQEADFVEAGDLLTEGNPELHDILRIKGEKHLARYLVEEIQDVYRFQGVNINDKHIEIIVRQMLKKVSILEPGSTSFLIGEQVDKLRFMEENAKVSAEGGTPAVAETLVLGITQASLSTDSFISAASFQETTKVLTEASMKGKCDYLRGLKENVIVGRLVPAGTGFRKYTESGISVPEQTERPDKFLEELEESPLLVDVSQA; from the coding sequence ATGACGTTGGACGATCTGTTCACATTGCGTGGAGCGCCGAATGCTGCTGCCCAAGGGCGTAACCTGAAGGCTATCCAGATATCCATTGCTGCGCCTGAGACCATTCGCGAATGGTCTTTTGGTGAGGTTAAAAAACCGGAAACCATCAACTACCGTACCTTCAAGCCGGAGCGGGATGGCCTTTTTTGCGCCAAAATCTTCGGCCCTGTAAAGGATTACGAGTGCAACTGCGGCAAGTACAAGCGCATGAAGCACCGTGGCATCGTCTGCGAAAAATGCGGCGTTGAGGTCATTGCCTCCAAGGTTCGCCGTGAGCGCATGGGCCACATCGAACTTGCTGCGCCTGTTGCACATATTTGGTTTCTGAAGACTCTGCCTTCCAAGATCGGTACACTGCTTGATATCACCATGGCCGATCTGGAAAAGGTCTTGTACTTTGATTCATTCATCGTTCTTGATCCGGGCGAAACCCCGCTCAAGACGCATCAGGTCGTGTCTGAAGATCAATACTTCCAGGTTATCGACCACTTTGGCGAAGATGCATTGACCGTTGGCATGGGTGCAGAGACTGTCCGTACCATGTTGCAGGCTCTCGATCTGCCGACTCTGCGCGCTGAATTGCGTGAAGAATCTCAGACTACCCGGTCCCAGACCAAGAAAAAGAAAATCACCAAACGACTGAAGATCGTCGAGGCTTTCCTCGAGTCCGGCAACAAGCCGGAGTGGATGATCATGGAAGTAATTCCCATCATTCCGCCCGAACTTCGTCCTTTGGTTCCGTTGGATGGCGGTCGTTTCGCTACATCCGACCTTAATGATCTCTACCGTCGCGTTATCAACCGTAACAACCGTCTGAAAAGACTGTTGGAACTGGGCGCTCCCGAGATCATCATCCGCAACGAAAAACGCATGCTGCAGGAAGCCGTTGACGCATTGTTCGACAACGGTCGGCGTGGCCGTGCCATTACCGGCACCAACGGTCGTCCGCTGAAATCCCTGTCCGACATGATCAAAGGTAAGCAGGGCCGCTTCCGTCAGAACCTTCTGGGTAAGCGTGTTGACTATTCCGGTCGTTCCGTTATCGTCGTCGGTCCCAAGCTCAAGCTGCACCAGTGCGGCCTGCCCAAGAAGATGGCACTCGAACTTTTCAAGCCGTTCATTTATTCCGAGCTTGAAAAGCGTGAGCTGGCCACGACTATCAAATCCGCCAAGAAAATGGTCGAGCGTGAAGATCTGGTCGTCTGGGATATCCTGGAAGACGTGGTCCGCGAATATCCGATCATGCTCAACCGCGCACCAACCTTGCATCGACTGGGCATTCAGGCTTTTGAGCCGTTGCTCGTTGAAGGTAAAGCCATTCAGCTGCACCCGCTCGTTTGTTCCGCTTACAACGCGGACTTTGATGGTGACCAGATGGCCGTACACGTTCCACTTTCCGTGGAAGCGCAGATCGAGTGCCGCGTATTGATGATGAGCACCAATAATATTCTCAGCCCGTCAAACGGCACGCCCATCATCAACCCTTCCCAGGACATTGTCCTTGGACTGTACTATCTGACGACGCAGCGTTCTTTTGAGAAGGGCGAGGGTATGATCTTCTCCGATCCGGCAGAAGTCATCTCAGCTTACGACTTTGGTGTCGTGGGTATTCACGCTCGTATCAAGGTGCGCATTGACGGCGAGATAGTCGAGACCACCACTGGTCGTATCATTGTTGCTGAACTGTTGCCCGCAAAGGTTCCCTTTGATCTGGTCAACTGCGTTCTCAATAAAAAGAATATTGCAGCCCTGGTTACCGGTGCCTACCGTTTGGCAGGCACAAAGGCCACGGTCATTCTGTGCGACAGAATCAAGGATCTGGGTTACGAATTCGCAACCCGCGCTGGAGTGACCATCGGCGTGAAGGATCTCAAGATTCCTGATGCCAAGGCTGGTATGCTTGCTGCCGCCAACTCCGAAGTTGACGAAATCGAGAATCAGTTCCAGGACGGTATTATTACCCGTACTGAGAAATATAACAAAATCGTTGACGTTTGGACCAAGGTCACAAACGACATCTCGAATGAGATGATGCAGGAGATGTCTACAGACATATTGACCGATCCCAAGACCGGGAAAACCGAGGTCAACTCCAGCTTCAACCCAATCTATATGATGGCGACTTCAGGTGCTCGAGGCAACCAGGACCAGATGCGTCAGTTGGCTGGTATGCGTGGTCTGATGGCTAAGCCTTCCGGTGAAATCATCGAGACTCCCATTACTGCATCCTTCCGCGAAGGTCTGTCGGTTCTCCAGTACTTCATCTCCACTCACGGTGCACGAAAAGGCTTGGCCGATACTGCACTCAAAACGGCAAACTCCGGTTACCTGACTCGTCGTCTTGTGGATGTTGTGCAGGATGTAACTGTTTCCGAGCTGGACTGCGGCACTGTTGATGGTCTTGAATTGACCCATTTCATTAAGGGTGGTGAAATCAAGCAGCGTCTTGCAGAGCGTGTCCAGGGTCGTGTGACAATGTTCGACACCTTTGATGAAGATTCCGGGGAACTGGTCATTCCGGCCAATACCGTCATTGATGAAAACTATGCCAGAAAGCTCGATAAGTCTGGTGTGAACTCCATCATCATCCGTTCCGGCCTGACTTGTAAGTCCAAGCAGGGCATTTGTGCCATGTGTTATGGTCGAGACCTTGCACGAGGCCATCTTGTCAACGTCGGTGAGACGGTCGGTATTATTGCCGCACAGTCAATTGGTGAGCCTGGTACTCAGTTGACCATGCGTACCTTCCACATCGGTGGTACCGCATCCAAGGAAATTGAATCTTCGAACATCGAATCTCAGCATAACGGTCGAGTTGTTACGTCTCGTATGCGTACCGTTGTCAACTCCGAAGGGCACAAGATGGTGCTCGGTAAGAGCTGTCAGGTTGGGATTGTTGACGAGCAGGGGCGTGAGCGTGAAAAGTACACGCTGCCTTCCGGTTCTCGTCTGTTGGTGGACGAAGGACAGGATATCAAGAAGGGCACCCCGTTGGCTGAGTGGGATCCGTACATGGAACCATTCATCGTTGACGTCTCCGGTGCCATTAAGTTCAAGGATATCATCGAAGGCAAGACCGTACAGGAAGACCGTACTTCCAAGGCCTCCTATACCATTATGGAATACCGTACTACCAACTACCGTCCCTCGGTCGGTCTGTTGGGTGAAGACAAAACCTACGTCAAGCGTCCCGGCACCGATATCGATGCCAACTTCGCCATGCCTGTGGGTGCCATTCTGATGGTCAAGGACGGCGATCAGGTCCGGGCTGGTGACGTTATCGCCCGTAAGCCTCGTGAGTCTTCCAAAACCAAGGATATCGTTGGTGGTCTTCCTCGAGTCGCAGAGCTGTTCGAGGTTCGCAAGCCAAAGGATATGGGGGTTGTTTCCTCTATTGATGGTATTGTCACCTTCGGTGCTGAGACCAAGGGTAAACGTAAAGTTGTTGTCACGCCGGAAACCGGAGACGTTCAGGAATTCCTCATTCCCAAAGGTAAGCATATCACGGTTCAGGAGGCCGACTTCGTTGAAGCCGGTGACCTGCTGACTGAAGGCAACCCCGAGTTGCATGATATCCTGCGCATCAAGGGCGAGAAGCACCTGGCCCGCTACCTTGTTGAAGAAATCCAGGATGTGTACCGCTTCCAGGGCGTTAACATCAACGATAAGCATATTGAAATCATCGTGCGCCAGATGCTCAAAAAGGTTTCCATTCTTGAACCCGGTTCGACTTCTTTCCTTATTGGAGAGCAGGTGGATAAACTTCGGTTCATGGAAGAGAATGCCAAGGTTTCTGCCGAAGGCGGCACTCCCGCTGTTGCTGAGACTTTGGTTCTGGGTATTACTCAGGCTTCGCTGTCTACGGATTCCTTTATATCTGCTGCTTCCTTCCAGGAAACGACCAAGGTCCTGACCGAGGCTTCCATGAAGGGCAAATGCGACTATCTGCGCGGCTTGAAGGAAAACGTCATTGTTGGTCGTCTTGTACCTGCCGGTACCGGCTTCCGCAAATACACCGAATCCGGTATTTCGGTGCCTGAACAGACGGAACGTCCTGACAAGTTCCTTGAGGAACTTGAAGAGAGTCCGTTGTTGGTAGACGTTTCCCAAGCGTAA
- the fusA gene encoding elongation factor G gives MARNIPRDKQRNIGIMAHIDAGKTTTTERILFYTGVSHKIGEVHDGEATMDWMVQEQERGITITSAATTCMWRDHRINIIDTPGHVDFTMEVERALRVLDGAVAVFDSVAGVEPQSETVWRQADRYRVPRMAFVNKMDRVGADFFRCVDMMKTRLGAKAVPVQLPIGAEDEFEGVVDLIEGKAYIFDHKDHGASFSTVDVPDNLQDQYELMRAEMIEAIAEEDEALLEKYMAEEELTAEELREGVRKATNSLTICPVLCGTAFRNKGVQPLLDAVVDFLPSPLDIEIMKGMDPHTEEEIECPCDDDKPLAALAFKLMTDPFVGHLTFLRIYSGKIVSGDTVMNGATGKKERIGRLLKMHANKREEIKEAYAGDIVAAVGLKYVATGDTMSDLKNAVVLESLDIPDSVIEVAIEPKTKADRDTLSAALVKLAKEDPSFRVKGDEETGQTLIAGMGELHLEIIVDRLLREFNVNANVGAPRVAYRETISASKKVDVKHAKQSGGRGQYGHVVLEVEPNPEKGYEFADEIKGGVIPKEYIPAVDKGIQDAMKNGIVAGFPVVDVKVKLVFGSYHEVDSSEQAFYIAGSQAIKEACRGAKPVLLEPIMSVEVVTPEDYLGDVMGDLNGRRGRVGEMEARTGVQVVRSFVPLSEMFGYATDLRSKTQGRATFTMQFDHYEKLPNSLAEELMNGKD, from the coding sequence GTGGCGAGAAATATACCCAGAGATAAACAGCGCAATATCGGCATTATGGCCCACATTGATGCGGGCAAGACTACGACGACAGAGCGCATTCTGTTTTACACCGGCGTTTCCCACAAGATCGGTGAAGTTCACGACGGCGAAGCGACCATGGACTGGATGGTTCAGGAGCAGGAGCGTGGTATTACCATTACTTCTGCTGCGACCACCTGTATGTGGCGCGACCATCGTATCAATATCATTGATACTCCTGGACACGTCGATTTTACCATGGAAGTTGAGCGTGCTCTGCGCGTGCTGGACGGCGCTGTAGCCGTCTTTGACTCCGTTGCCGGTGTCGAGCCTCAGTCTGAGACTGTCTGGCGCCAGGCGGATCGTTATCGCGTTCCTCGTATGGCGTTTGTCAACAAGATGGACCGCGTCGGTGCGGATTTCTTCCGTTGTGTTGACATGATGAAGACCCGTCTTGGTGCCAAGGCCGTGCCCGTTCAGCTGCCCATTGGTGCAGAGGATGAGTTTGAAGGCGTTGTCGATCTTATCGAAGGCAAGGCTTACATCTTTGATCATAAAGATCATGGTGCAAGCTTCTCTACCGTCGACGTACCCGACAATCTTCAGGATCAATATGAATTGATGCGTGCCGAGATGATCGAAGCCATTGCCGAGGAAGACGAAGCTCTCCTCGAAAAGTACATGGCAGAAGAGGAACTGACAGCTGAAGAGCTCCGCGAAGGCGTGCGCAAGGCTACCAATAGCCTGACCATATGCCCCGTGCTGTGCGGCACTGCTTTCCGTAACAAAGGCGTCCAGCCCCTGCTTGATGCTGTTGTGGATTTCTTGCCGTCTCCTCTCGATATTGAGATCATGAAAGGTATGGATCCTCATACCGAGGAAGAAATCGAGTGCCCCTGCGACGACGACAAGCCGCTCGCAGCTCTTGCTTTCAAACTTATGACTGACCCCTTTGTCGGTCACTTGACCTTCCTGCGCATTTACTCCGGTAAGATTGTCAGCGGTGACACTGTCATGAACGGTGCCACCGGCAAGAAAGAGCGCATTGGTCGTCTTTTGAAAATGCACGCTAACAAGCGTGAAGAAATAAAAGAGGCATACGCCGGTGACATTGTTGCCGCTGTCGGCCTCAAATACGTAGCTACTGGCGATACCATGTCCGATCTCAAAAACGCTGTCGTTCTTGAGTCCCTGGATATCCCCGATTCAGTTATTGAAGTAGCTATCGAACCCAAGACCAAGGCAGACCGTGACACATTGTCCGCGGCTCTTGTCAAGCTTGCCAAGGAAGATCCGTCTTTCCGTGTCAAGGGTGACGAAGAAACCGGACAGACCCTGATCGCCGGAATGGGAGAGTTGCATCTCGAAATCATCGTTGACCGTCTTCTCAGAGAGTTCAACGTGAATGCAAATGTGGGCGCACCCCGCGTTGCGTACAGAGAGACCATCTCCGCGTCGAAAAAGGTTGATGTCAAACACGCCAAACAGTCTGGTGGTCGTGGTCAGTATGGCCATGTTGTTCTCGAAGTCGAACCCAATCCTGAGAAAGGGTACGAGTTTGCGGACGAAATCAAGGGCGGCGTGATTCCCAAGGAATACATTCCCGCTGTTGATAAGGGCATTCAGGATGCCATGAAGAACGGTATCGTCGCCGGTTTCCCGGTGGTCGATGTAAAGGTCAAGCTTGTTTTCGGCTCCTACCATGAAGTCGACTCCAGCGAACAGGCCTTCTACATTGCCGGTTCTCAGGCAATCAAGGAAGCCTGCAGAGGCGCCAAGCCGGTCCTGCTCGAGCCGATCATGTCGGTGGAAGTTGTGACCCCCGAGGATTACCTCGGTGATGTCATGGGTGACTTGAACGGTCGTCGTGGACGCGTGGGCGAAATGGAAGCCCGCACTGGTGTCCAGGTCGTTCGGTCATTCGTCCCGCTGTCCGAAATGTTCGGATACGCCACAGATCTTCGTTCGAAGACCCAGGGCCGCGCGACGTTCACCATGCAGTTCGATCATTATGAAAAACTGCCGAACAGCTTGGCTGAAGAATTGATGAACGGAAAAGATTAA
- the rplD gene encoding 50S ribosomal protein L4, whose protein sequence is MAKIQVVDQNNMKVGDFELAPEVFEVEIMPEILNHVVRAQRASQRQGTHATKNRALKTGGGRKPWRQKGTGRARAGSVRSPLWRGGATTFGPQPRDYSFKVNKKVRKLALKMALSSRASEEKITVVNSIDLAEIKTKAFADIAEKLGMTKTLIVAKGVDKNLELSARNMPHIKVIEADKLNVYDVLLYPELVMLEAAAQDVQERLK, encoded by the coding sequence ATGGCTAAAATACAAGTTGTAGATCAGAATAATATGAAAGTGGGCGACTTTGAGTTGGCTCCTGAGGTTTTCGAGGTAGAAATTATGCCCGAGATCCTCAACCACGTTGTCCGCGCCCAGCGCGCTTCACAGCGTCAGGGCACCCACGCTACAAAGAATCGTGCTTTGAAGACCGGCGGTGGTCGCAAGCCCTGGCGCCAGAAAGGCACCGGTCGTGCTCGCGCTGGTTCCGTCCGTTCGCCCCTGTGGCGTGGTGGTGCAACCACCTTCGGCCCGCAGCCTCGCGATTACTCCTTCAAGGTGAACAAGAAAGTCCGCAAGCTGGCCCTGAAGATGGCTTTGTCCTCCCGTGCTTCTGAAGAGAAGATCACTGTGGTCAATTCCATCGATCTCGCAGAGATCAAAACCAAGGCCTTTGCTGATATTGCTGAGAAGCTCGGCATGACCAAGACCCTCATCGTCGCAAAGGGCGTTGACAAGAACCTGGAGCTGTCCGCAAGGAACATGCCTCATATCAAGGTCATCGAAGCCGACAAGCTGAATGTTTACGACGTGCTGCTGTACCCTGAGCTGGTAATGCTCGAGGCCGCCGCCCAAGACGTTCAAGAGAGGTTGAAGTAA
- the rpsJ gene encoding 30S ribosomal protein S10 produces MAASMASDRIRIKLRSYDYRILDKAVTEIVDTARNTGAAIAGPVPLPTDIHRTTVQKSVHVDKKSREQFEMRIHKRLLDILEPTQQTVDALGKLSLPAGVDVEIKL; encoded by the coding sequence ATGGCTGCTTCGATGGCGAGCGATCGCATCAGAATTAAATTGAGATCATACGATTACCGTATTCTGGACAAGGCTGTCACCGAGATCGTTGACACCGCCCGGAATACGGGTGCGGCAATTGCCGGCCCCGTGCCGCTGCCCACCGACATTCATCGTACTACTGTTCAGAAGTCTGTTCACGTTGACAAAAAGTCTCGTGAGCAGTTTGAAATGCGTATTCACAAGCGTCTTCTGGATATTCTTGAACCCACTCAGCAGACTGTTGACGCCCTTGGCAAGCTTTCCTTGCCTGCCGGCGTGGACGTCGAGATCAAGCTCTAG
- the rpsL gene encoding 30S ribosomal protein S12 codes for MPTINQLIRSGRKAQPKRKKTPALMECPQRRGVCTRVYTTTPKKPNSALRKVARVRLTNGMEVTAYIGGEGHNLQEHSVVLIRGGRVKDLPGVRYHIVRGTLDTSGVDDRRRGRSKYGTKRPK; via the coding sequence ATGCCCACCATTAACCAACTCATCCGTAGCGGCCGCAAAGCGCAGCCCAAGCGGAAGAAAACCCCGGCTCTGATGGAATGCCCTCAGCGTCGTGGTGTTTGCACCAGGGTGTATACCACAACCCCTAAGAAGCCGAACTCCGCGCTTCGTAAGGTTGCTCGTGTTCGCCTGACTAACGGCATGGAAGTAACTGCCTACATCGGCGGTGAAGGCCATAACCTGCAGGAACACTCCGTGGTTCTGATCCGCGGCGGTCGTGTAAAAGACTTGCCCGGTGTCCGTTACCACATTGTCCGCGGTACTCTTGACACCTCTGGTGTTGATGATCGTCGTCGTGGTCGTTCCAAGTACGGCACCAAGCGTCCTAAATAG
- the rplC gene encoding 50S ribosomal protein L3 — MAKTLGLLGKKLGMTRIFKDDGTICPVTVIEAGPCSVMQIKTTDKEGYNALQLGYDSIAERKVNKPMKGHMAKAGKDLYRNLKEFPLEVVEGYELGQEITVDIFAAGEKVKVTGTSKGKGFQGVMKRHNFAGSRASHGAEKVHRVPGSVGNATFPGRVWKGKKMPGQMGNARVTLSNVEIVDVRPEDNVLLVKGQVPGPNNGLVMIRKNG; from the coding sequence ATGGCTAAGACTCTCGGATTGCTTGGCAAGAAGCTGGGCATGACACGCATTTTCAAGGACGATGGTACAATCTGTCCAGTAACCGTTATCGAGGCTGGTCCTTGCTCGGTTATGCAGATTAAGACCACGGACAAGGAAGGCTACAACGCATTGCAACTCGGTTATGATTCCATCGCCGAACGCAAGGTGAACAAGCCGATGAAAGGCCATATGGCCAAGGCCGGTAAGGATCTCTACCGCAACCTCAAGGAATTTCCCCTTGAAGTGGTTGAAGGGTACGAGCTGGGCCAGGAAATTACCGTCGACATCTTTGCCGCCGGTGAAAAGGTCAAGGTTACCGGTACCTCCAAGGGTAAGGGTTTCCAGGGTGTCATGAAGCGTCACAACTTCGCTGGCTCCCGCGCCTCCCACGGCGCTGAGAAAGTACACCGCGTTCCCGGTTCTGTCGGTAACGCCACTTTCCCGGGCCGCGTTTGGAAGGGCAAGAAAATGCCCGGACAGATGGGTAATGCACGTGTGACCTTGAGCAACGTGGAAATCGTCGATGTCAGGCCCGAGGACAATGTCCTGTTGGTCAAGGGCCAAGTGCCCGGTCCCAACAACGGCCTCGTGATGATCCGCAAGAACGGCTAA
- the rpsG gene encoding 30S ribosomal protein S7, producing MPRKGPVQKRQILPDPVYGSKLITRFINRLMLDGKKSTAERIFYQAIETLANKTNEDPLRAFEKCLDNIRPALEVKSRRVGGATYQVPLEVRPDRQTALAIRWLIGYARGRGEKGMVARLSGELLDAFNNRGGAVKKREDTHKMAEANKAFAHYRW from the coding sequence ATGCCTCGTAAAGGTCCTGTCCAAAAGAGACAGATCCTGCCGGATCCTGTATACGGCAGCAAGCTCATCACTCGCTTTATCAACCGGCTGATGCTGGATGGTAAGAAGAGTACCGCTGAAAGAATTTTCTACCAGGCTATCGAAACCCTGGCCAACAAGACCAACGAAGATCCGTTGAGAGCCTTCGAAAAGTGCCTGGACAACATTCGTCCTGCACTGGAAGTCAAGTCTCGTCGCGTCGGTGGTGCCACTTATCAGGTGCCTCTGGAAGTTCGTCCTGACCGTCAGACCGCTCTCGCCATTCGTTGGCTGATCGGCTATGCGCGCGGTCGTGGAGAGAAGGGCATGGTTGCCCGTCTGTCCGGTGAACTCCTGGATGCCTTCAATAACCGTGGCGGCGCTGTCAAGAAGCGTGAAGATACCCACAAGATGGCTGAAGCTAACAAGGCTTTTGCTCACTACCGCTGGTAG